The Eublepharis macularius isolate TG4126 chromosome 12, MPM_Emac_v1.0, whole genome shotgun sequence genomic sequence aataaaataaatatgaaggagtagagcgaaagtggatagggggttggaaaactgttggaagtcaataaaaagggggggaaagggagggggttagaattagaaaaaattaaagaatgtgattataattgttattatatgtttctaatccaataaaaattctttaaaaaaaaaaaatcttttctgagCAAACAAACCAACATTGTAAATTATTGTCCCTGAAGAAAACATTCTGTTAAAACACACTGGGGGCTGTGTTGTATTCGGTCAAACTTTTTCTTCtgctaatttatatatatatatatatatatatatatatatatatatatatatatatatatatatatatatatatatatatatatatatatatatatatatataaatctaagTTCTACATGGTAGAAGTATATGTGTCACAGAGttcagaaaggaagggggaatcaaAGGGGCTTATCAGAGGGTTCACCAGCAATGtcatcacccaaacacaattgctgtcaaaaacggtgaagtgggttgtattattttgtgtagtacactgctttcatgccctgttgtgccttcctactgtgtaacctaaagcagttaaagaaataaagtgcttttgacagcaatttttggggtgattctttaatgtgacgtgagttgtgttatttttgtgtaagatactgctgccatgccctttggtgtgcccccctgctgtgtaacctaaagctgttcaagaaataaattgtttttgacaggaattgtgcttttgtgattctctgatgttaagtgagttgtgttatttttgtgaggtgggatgctggaatgccctttggtgttcccccctgctgtgtaacctaaaggtgttcaagaaataaagtgtttttgacaggaattgtgtttttgtgattctctgatgttaagtgagttgtgttatttttctgtgtgggggactgctggtgtaatgtgtcataatgctttgcctacttgtactttgaaagggagaaaataattttttaaaaactttattttgtgttgtttgtgttttattctttgttgtgcagttggttcccatcatagggaacaatggggctggctggccagccatctctgtaggtggtgggggaatttgagggagggtgtctgtggttcaggtgctctttcacagggaccagctggcactcagaagtgtgcccaccattgtggcacccctgggctgtgcagaattgcccagggaaagagagtttagaagttcccagcatagggaacaaagggagagggctggcctttgccagcctgttcctggggttatgggtgtggggctgctgggggtggatttgggtctgtgaggggctaatgtggggatttgggtctgtgtgtggcagctgggggggaattgggtttgtgtggggctgtagggggtggactttgggggctgagagcacctacttggagaggccatgaaatgcccccccaagtgggagcaggctgagccttggtggagggtgggaggaaaggtgggagaagggcccctgagggttgggggggcattttgcatgcaaaatgccacccctggcaaaggaagcctgcctcttcatttttcccccataggaaaaaaatgaatgaagatcagcagcagcaatctaaagctatgccctttttttaggtgaggatagggggacctggtttggggggccataacatggccccccaaagtccaatcagtctgaaacttggggggttgttagaggggagttagaggaaggaacccaccaattttgggttgattcggtggggaaatgcctcccccaggcttcagagaagcctggggaggctttttccattGAAAAGGCTAACCCGAAtcacccgaatcaacccgaatcaccccgaatcggCATACCCGAattggcttctcgattcgggtttgccagattcgggaaacacgaaccagggtgcctttgcacacccctagaaaccACCAAGGAAATTCAGGATTACTATGCAGAAGCCGGCAATGGCAAAGCCATCTCCATTTGTATCTTTCTTTGAAAACCTTAAGAACTTCCCATAAATTGTctctgacttgacagcaccttatACAAATCAGAGACCAGCCCTCTCTCTTATAAAGGAAACCAAATGTGAACTCAACAAACAATTTGCTCTCATCCCACTCTGGCCCCAAAATGAAGATGCAAGGCACTAATATAGGTTAAAATAAGgtttattgtgttttttttattaaTCTGAACTGCAACTTTTCCTCTGTAGCCTTCATATTAGTGTGTGATCCTTTTGGAAACAGAAACCATCTTCAAAGatggttcccacagcagaaaaatggttagaaaaaatatgggaccactatatacaagaaaaaatacatgacgaattataccagagtggttaccattcattgaattcatttccaatacaaatcactctccacctaagcacttactttttgttactcagatttgaagcaacgactatcaaataattggaaaaaaaatgctagttgtctttgtttttactgtattggcttgacgtttattatctaatttccttattcctgtataaaaactaaagcatttcactaatttcacatctatgcatataattgtatatagttcactaagactttgttgttgttctattttacttctgtatactgtttttgtttgtttgggttttttttaaaaataaaaaaatcaaaaaataaagaagagacaACAAGTCTCCCCACAGACTGAGTTCTCTGGTTAATAATGTTAATAAAGTATTTCTCtgaactgcaaaagaaaaaaaaagaaaaaaaagaaaccatcTTGAAGAAGAAAGATAGAAACAACCTTGCCATATGGTTATCATGACTGACCAACCAGAGCCCAAGTAATATGGCTGGCCAGTCTCTAATATATAGCTATTTCAAAGAGTAAAGTCAGCAGCTAAAACTTCCATGGTGGAAGGTAAGAACCACCATTCCTTTTGCTCtggggaaagatggaaagaacaTTTTTCCTTGCATTCTCCTGGTTTCCTATTCTAAGACCTCCTTATCATCCATGCTTCCTAAGAAACTTCTCTTGAGGGGCCCTCCTGTTTTACAGACAGCTCTCCAGAATGCTTGCTTTACTTCCACATTCCTTATGGTATAAATGAAAGGGTTCAGCATGGGGGCAACGACCGTATTCAATACTGCTACCACCTTGCTCAGGTGAAACGATGAGCGCACATTTGGCCGGATGTACATAAAAGCAATTGCCCCATACAAAATGGAAACCACTGCCAGATGAGAAGTGCAAGTGGAGAATGCTTTCTTGCGCCCAGTTGATGAAGGAATACGCAATATGGTCGAAATGATGAAAATGTAGGACACCACAATTAAAGAAAAAGTGATGATCACAATGGAGACTGCAGACAACAATCCCAGAAATTCAAGCAAACGGGCGTCAGCGCAGGACAAACTTAAGACTGGCCCAATATCACATAAATAGTGGTCAACAACATTAGAGTCACAAAATGGCAAAGTCCATAGCTGGACAGCTTCAAAAAAATTATATGCAAATCCAACCAGCCAGCACCCCGTGGCCAGCTGGATGCAGACTTTCTTAGTCATAATGACTGGGTAGTGAAGTGGTTTGCATATGGCAATGTAGCGGTCGAAGGCCATCACAGTTAGGATTAAGAGTTGAATGGCACCAAAGGAGAAGATGAAAAAAATCTGAGCCATGCAGCAACGGTAACAAATAGTGGTCCTTGTACTGACAAATGTCTGCAATAATTTTGGGACTATGATGCTGGTGTAACAGATCTCTAGAAAGGCCAGGTTGCACAGGAAGCCATACATGGGCGTTTGGAGTTTCTGGTCAATCAAAACTATTGTGAGGATGAATCCATTTCCTAGCACACACAGGCTGTATGTCACCAGAACCACTAAAAAACATAAGCTGCGGATGGGGTGAAGAAAAGGGAAGCCCAAAAGGACAAATTCTGTAACTGCGGAAGTATTCATCATAACTATAAATGGATGAGATGACCTCAGGTATCAAAATGTGTAGAAGAATTTCCTTCTAAGGTGTCCTTCAAACAATAAAATCTTCAACCAAGTAGTGGGCGTGAATGTGATTACCATGAGGAATACATAGGAAGTGGGATTGTAGAAAGCGATTTCATTGCCATAAGAGGTTTTGAAGTTCTTCCTTGCAACTGCAATTATCTTTATCCTGCAGAGGGAAGAAAATCACTTATAATATACACAtaaccgtgt encodes the following:
- the LOC129339878 gene encoding olfactory receptor 6X1-like, whose translation is MMNTSAVTEFVLLGFPFLHPIRSLCFLVVLVTYSLCVLGNGFILTIVLIDQKLQTPMYGFLCNLAFLEICYTSIIVPKLLQTFVSTRTTICYRCCMAQIFFIFSFGAIQLLILTVMAFDRYIAICKPLHYPVIMTKKVCIQLATGCWLVGFAYNFFEAVQLWTLPFCDSNVVDHYLCDIGPVLSLSCADARLLEFLGLLSAVSIVIITFSLIVVSYIFIISTILRIPSSTGRKKAFSTCTSHLAVVSILYGAIAFMYIRPNVRSSFHLSKVVAVLNTVVAPMLNPFIYTIRNVEVKQAFWRAVCKTGGPLKRSFLGSMDDKEVLE